In Sphingomonas phyllosphaerae, one DNA window encodes the following:
- a CDS encoding YbgC/FadM family acyl-CoA thioesterase, with the protein MTAVDQPAQGRFEGNSHLFALRVYFEDTDLSGVVYHANYLRYLERARSDMLRVGGIDQRATFEGGGGAYAITDLTIKYRAPARLDDALLIQSRVTAIRAASVVIHQTVRRGAEMLADATVTAALVGPDGRPRRQPAAWVDTFRRLASLGEETP; encoded by the coding sequence ATGACGGCGGTGGATCAACCCGCGCAGGGACGTTTCGAGGGTAACAGCCACCTCTTCGCACTGCGCGTCTATTTCGAGGATACCGACCTGTCGGGCGTGGTCTATCACGCCAATTACCTGCGTTATCTGGAGCGCGCGCGCTCGGACATGCTGCGCGTCGGCGGGATCGACCAGCGCGCGACCTTCGAGGGTGGCGGCGGCGCCTATGCGATCACCGATCTGACGATCAAGTATCGCGCGCCCGCGCGGCTCGACGACGCGCTGCTGATTCAAAGCCGGGTGACCGCGATCCGCGCGGCGAGCGTCGTCATTCATCAGACAGTCAGGCGCGGGGCGGAAATGCTGGCGGACGCCACGGTGACCGCGGCGCTGGTCGGCCCCGACGGGCGGCCGCGTCGTCAACCCGCCGCCTGGGTCGATACGTTCCGGCGCCTCGCGTCATTGGGGGAA
- a CDS encoding PLP-dependent cysteine synthase family protein — protein sequence MTRDWLAEAVRRIEADYNRSADTHLIQVDLPHHDGIQLYLKDESSHPTGSLKHRLARSLFLYALCNEWIGPDTCVIEASSGSTAVSEAYFAKMLGLRFIAVVPAATAAPKLDAIRFHGGEIHAVDDPRTVYDVAQRLARETGGHYLDQFTYAERATDWRGNNNIAESIFAQMAEEEHPIPAWIVCGAGTGGTSATIGRFIRYRRYATQLCVADPVHSIFHRHYADRAAVALPEGCASRIEGIGRPRVEPSFVPGVIDRMIAVADGDSIGAMRALGQVLGRRVGGSTGTNLWACARLIGEMAARGERGSIVTLLCDGGDRYGCTYHDSAWLAESGLAWERAEAEMAALLT from the coding sequence ATGACGCGCGACTGGCTGGCGGAGGCGGTCCGGCGGATCGAGGCGGATTACAACCGCAGCGCCGACACGCACCTGATCCAGGTCGATCTGCCGCATCATGACGGCATCCAGCTGTACCTGAAGGACGAGAGCAGCCACCCGACCGGCAGCCTCAAGCATCGGCTGGCGCGCTCGCTGTTCCTCTATGCGCTGTGCAACGAGTGGATCGGCCCCGACACCTGCGTGATCGAGGCGTCGTCGGGGTCGACCGCGGTCAGCGAAGCCTATTTCGCCAAGATGCTGGGCTTGCGCTTCATCGCGGTCGTCCCCGCGGCGACCGCCGCGCCCAAGCTCGACGCGATCCGCTTCCATGGCGGCGAGATCCATGCGGTCGATGACCCGCGCACGGTCTACGACGTCGCGCAGCGGCTCGCGCGCGAAACCGGCGGGCATTATCTCGACCAATTCACCTATGCCGAGCGCGCGACCGACTGGCGTGGCAACAACAATATCGCCGAGAGCATCTTCGCGCAGATGGCCGAAGAGGAGCATCCAATCCCGGCGTGGATCGTGTGCGGCGCGGGGACCGGCGGCACGTCGGCGACGATCGGGCGCTTCATCCGCTATCGCCGGTACGCCACGCAATTGTGCGTCGCCGATCCGGTCCATTCGATCTTCCATCGCCATTATGCGGACCGGGCGGCAGTGGCGCTGCCCGAGGGCTGCGCGTCGCGGATCGAGGGGATCGGGCGACCGCGCGTCGAGCCGAGCTTCGTGCCGGGTGTGATCGACCGGATGATCGCGGTCGCGGACGGCGACAGTATCGGCGCGATGCGCGCGCTGGGGCAGGTGCTCGGGCGGCGTGTCGGCGGATCGACGGGGACGAACCTGTGGGCGTGCGCGCGGCTGATCGGCGAGATGGCGGCGCGCGGTGAGCGCGGGAGCATCGTGACGTTGCTGTGCGACGGCGGCGATCGTTATGGGTGCACGTACCACGATTCGGCGTGGCTGGCGGAGAGTGGGCTGGCTTGGGAGCGGGCGGAGGCGGAGATGGCGGCGCTTCTCACCTGA
- a CDS encoding alginate export family protein has protein sequence MYSIFNGAQAKVTRGAAIRGLVIGASALVATPALADPAATAQVTGTKESPATPSVVGYPAIGNGEGTVSGKYNVSRWAEDWRSMRDPAKRDDPLDRLKFLPLTQAGDVYLTLSGEFRFRVQETTNPDLREREAQRQDRTRVYVGADLHLGDHVRFYGELAHAGVSGVNIGTPAANITNQLTLQQGFGEVKGRIGGAEVGVRGGRQEFSDGPNLLTSVRDDPTLHFVLDGVRGYVRGKRVRADVFDLRYVNYGREGLSDDRTDGSRRFSGVTFGYAFPNDFLGTSKLFFDPFVWRLRTRGAVWGRQTGREERMFYGLHLYGDVDRATIDWTINHQGGDFNDRKIDAWQAFLAQTWRVGKSATAPRVGVHVDYGSGGGGVSGQGDLRTASGLYGNNIYYSYQLFLTPTNLIAISPNVTVQPVKNLRVTGEYTMAYRPNENEAVYRASGAAFANTQNVDGKHIADLIRLQAVWALTPRISLTGRYEHMMVKDALANAGYKNSDFLAGWVSFRF, from the coding sequence ATGTACAGCATTTTCAATGGCGCACAGGCGAAAGTGACGCGTGGGGCAGCCATTCGCGGCCTCGTGATCGGTGCGTCGGCGCTGGTCGCTACTCCCGCGCTCGCCGATCCTGCTGCCACCGCGCAGGTCACTGGCACCAAGGAGTCGCCCGCCACGCCGTCGGTGGTCGGCTATCCGGCGATCGGCAATGGCGAGGGCACCGTCTCGGGCAAGTACAACGTCTCGCGCTGGGCCGAGGACTGGCGGTCGATGCGCGACCCGGCGAAGCGCGACGATCCGCTCGACCGGCTCAAGTTCCTGCCGCTGACGCAGGCGGGCGACGTCTATCTGACGCTGTCGGGCGAGTTCCGCTTCCGCGTACAGGAAACCACCAATCCGGATCTGCGCGAGCGCGAAGCGCAGCGGCAGGACCGGACGCGCGTGTACGTCGGCGCCGATCTGCATCTGGGCGACCATGTCCGCTTCTATGGTGAGCTGGCGCACGCGGGGGTGAGCGGGGTCAATATCGGCACGCCCGCCGCGAACATCACCAACCAGCTGACGCTGCAACAGGGCTTCGGCGAGGTGAAGGGCCGGATCGGCGGCGCCGAGGTCGGCGTGCGCGGCGGGCGGCAGGAATTCTCGGACGGTCCGAACCTGTTGACCTCGGTCCGCGACGACCCGACGCTGCACTTCGTGCTGGACGGCGTGCGCGGCTATGTGCGCGGGAAGCGCGTGCGCGCCGATGTGTTCGACCTGCGCTACGTCAATTACGGGCGTGAGGGGCTGAGCGACGACCGTACCGACGGGTCGCGGCGGTTCAGCGGGGTGACGTTCGGCTATGCGTTCCCGAACGACTTCCTCGGCACGTCGAAGCTGTTCTTCGACCCGTTCGTTTGGCGGCTGCGCACCCGCGGTGCGGTGTGGGGTCGCCAGACCGGGCGCGAGGAGCGGATGTTCTACGGTCTGCACCTGTACGGTGACGTGGATCGCGCGACGATCGACTGGACGATCAATCATCAGGGCGGCGACTTCAACGACCGCAAGATCGACGCGTGGCAGGCGTTCCTCGCGCAGACGTGGCGGGTCGGCAAATCGGCGACCGCCCCGCGCGTCGGCGTCCATGTCGATTACGGCAGCGGCGGCGGCGGGGTGAGCGGGCAGGGCGACCTGCGCACCGCCAGCGGGCTGTACGGCAACAACATCTATTACAGCTACCAGCTGTTCCTGACCCCGACCAACCTGATCGCGATCTCGCCCAACGTGACGGTGCAGCCGGTCAAGAACCTGCGCGTCACCGGCGAATATACGATGGCCTATCGCCCGAACGAGAACGAGGCGGTGTATCGCGCCTCGGGCGCGGCGTTCGCCAATACGCAGAACGTCGACGGCAAGCATATCGCCGACCTGATCCGCCTGCAGGCGGTATGGGCGCTGACCCCGCGCATCTCGCTGACCGGGCGGTACGAGCACATGATGGTCAAGGATGCGCTGGCCAATGCCGGCTACAAGAATTCGGATTTCCTGGCCGGCTGGGTCAGTTTCCGGTTCTGA
- a CDS encoding MFS transporter: protein MAGTPTTDNRLKSIIGGSTGNLVEWFDWYVYSAFTLYFAPHFFPSGDQTAQLLSAAAVFAVGFVMRPIGAWIMGIYADRKGRKAGLTLSVTLMCAGSLIIACTPGYETIGLAAPALLVLARLMQGLSVGGEYGASATYLSEMAGKDRRGFFSAFQYVTLISGQLLAIMVLLILQSVMPRAELEAWGWRIPFVVGAFLAVVVFYLRRGLAETQSFKNAHANEAPKSGFIALLKNHPRETALVMLLTAGGTLAFYAYSIYMQKFLVNTSGFSKEVATQINAVTLFVFMLLQPVAGGLSDRIGRKPLMVAFGVAGVLFTYPIFSALEATRDPVTAGLLVMASLIIVTGYTSINAVVKAELFPAHIRALGVALPYALANTLFGGTAEYVALSFKSHGWEQGFYWYVTVMIGISLLVYLRMRDTGRNSLIRED, encoded by the coding sequence ATGGCGGGGACGCCGACGACCGACAATCGACTGAAATCCATTATCGGAGGATCGACCGGCAATCTGGTCGAATGGTTCGATTGGTACGTCTATTCGGCGTTCACGCTGTATTTCGCGCCGCACTTCTTCCCGTCGGGCGACCAGACCGCGCAATTGCTGAGCGCCGCCGCGGTGTTCGCGGTCGGCTTCGTGATGCGACCGATCGGCGCGTGGATCATGGGCATCTATGCCGATCGCAAGGGGCGCAAGGCCGGGCTGACCTTGTCGGTGACGCTGATGTGCGCCGGCTCGCTGATCATCGCGTGTACGCCGGGCTATGAGACGATCGGGCTCGCCGCGCCCGCGCTGCTGGTGCTCGCGCGGCTCATGCAGGGGCTGTCGGTCGGCGGCGAATATGGCGCGAGCGCGACCTATCTGTCGGAGATGGCGGGCAAGGATCGGCGCGGGTTCTTTTCGGCATTCCAGTATGTCACGCTGATTTCCGGCCAGCTGCTGGCGATCATGGTGCTGCTGATCCTGCAATCGGTGATGCCCAGGGCCGAGCTGGAGGCATGGGGCTGGCGCATTCCGTTCGTGGTCGGCGCGTTTCTGGCGGTCGTGGTCTTCTACTTGCGGCGCGGGCTGGCCGAGACGCAGAGCTTCAAGAACGCGCATGCCAATGAAGCGCCCAAGTCCGGCTTTATCGCGCTGCTGAAGAACCATCCGCGCGAAACCGCCTTGGTGATGCTGCTGACCGCCGGGGGCACGCTCGCCTTCTACGCCTATTCGATCTACATGCAGAAGTTCCTGGTCAACACCTCGGGCTTCTCCAAGGAAGTCGCGACGCAGATCAACGCCGTCACCCTGTTCGTCTTCATGCTGCTCCAGCCGGTCGCGGGCGGGCTGTCGGACCGGATCGGGCGCAAGCCGCTGATGGTGGCGTTCGGGGTCGCGGGGGTGCTGTTCACTTATCCGATCTTCTCGGCGCTGGAGGCGACGCGTGACCCGGTCACCGCCGGGCTGCTGGTGATGGCGTCGCTCATCATCGTCACCGGCTATACGTCGATCAACGCGGTGGTGAAGGCGGAGCTGTTCCCCGCGCACATCCGCGCGCTGGGTGTCGCGCTGCCCTATGCCTTGGCCAACACGCTGTTCGGCGGGACCGCCGAATATGTCGCGCTCAGCTTCAAGAGCCATGGGTGGGAGCAGGGCTTCTACTGGTATGTCACGGTGATGATCGGCATTTCGCTGCTGGTGTACCTGCGGATGCGCGATACCGGGCGCAACAGCCTGATCCGCGAGGATTGA
- a CDS encoding sigma-54 dependent transcriptional regulator, whose amino-acid sequence MSDSPASDALRVLLIDDDDGLRTALADSFAIAGIAVEPFADARAALAQLGTDFPGVVVSDLRMPRMDGHALAEAVAARDPELPVILMTGHGDIATAVAALKKGAWDFIAKPFAADHLIASVRRALDVRRLVLENRRLRVAAAEAETHYPLIGETPVMVRLRETIRQLADVDVDVLIEGETGTGKELVALLLHRWSHRRMRQFVAVDCAALPDAIADEALFGNRTQAGRIADADRGTLFLDEIDSMSPALQGKLLRVVEERELPQAGAAPRVVNLRVVAAAKTDLSTAAADGRFRADLLYRLETVRLRIPPLRERRADVPLLFAYFLGEAAERFGRERPMIDAAVEARLVSDDWAGNVRELRNFAARVVLGVDGGATEPADQLPLSERVDRFEAAAIRATLERVRGDVGAAAAELQLPRRSLYDRMQRHGIEPAAFRPTARPSE is encoded by the coding sequence ATGAGTGACTCGCCCGCGAGCGACGCGCTGCGCGTCCTGCTGATCGACGATGACGACGGTCTGCGTACCGCATTGGCCGACAGTTTCGCGATCGCCGGGATCGCGGTCGAGCCGTTCGCCGATGCGCGCGCCGCGCTGGCGCAGCTCGGCACCGATTTTCCCGGCGTCGTCGTCAGCGACCTTCGTATGCCGCGCATGGACGGCCATGCGCTCGCCGAGGCGGTCGCCGCGCGCGATCCCGAGCTGCCGGTGATCCTGATGACCGGGCACGGCGACATCGCCACCGCGGTCGCCGCGCTCAAGAAAGGCGCGTGGGACTTCATCGCCAAGCCGTTCGCCGCCGACCATCTGATCGCCAGCGTCCGCCGCGCGCTCGACGTGCGGCGACTGGTGCTCGAAAACCGCCGGCTGCGCGTCGCCGCCGCCGAGGCCGAGACGCACTATCCGCTGATCGGCGAGACGCCGGTGATGGTGCGGCTGCGCGAGACGATCCGGCAACTGGCCGATGTCGACGTCGATGTGCTGATCGAGGGCGAGACCGGCACCGGCAAGGAGCTGGTCGCGCTGCTGCTCCACCGCTGGAGCCACCGTCGCATGCGGCAGTTCGTCGCGGTCGATTGCGCGGCGCTGCCCGATGCGATCGCCGACGAGGCATTGTTCGGCAACCGCACGCAGGCAGGGCGGATCGCCGACGCCGATCGCGGGACCTTGTTCCTCGACGAGATCGACAGCATGTCCCCGGCCTTGCAGGGCAAGCTGCTGCGCGTCGTCGAGGAGCGCGAGCTGCCGCAAGCAGGCGCGGCACCGCGCGTCGTCAACCTGCGCGTCGTCGCCGCCGCCAAGACCGATCTGTCGACCGCTGCGGCGGATGGCCGCTTCCGTGCCGATCTGCTCTACCGGCTGGAGACGGTGCGGCTGCGCATCCCGCCGCTGCGCGAGCGGCGCGCCGACGTGCCGCTGCTGTTCGCCTATTTTCTCGGCGAAGCCGCCGAGCGCTTCGGACGCGAGCGGCCGATGATCGACGCCGCGGTCGAGGCGCGGCTGGTCAGCGACGACTGGGCGGGCAACGTCCGCGAGTTGCGCAACTTCGCCGCGCGCGTCGTGCTCGGCGTCGATGGCGGCGCGACCGAACCCGCCGACCAGCTCCCGCTGTCGGAACGCGTCGACCGCTTCGAGGCGGCGGCGATCCGCGCCACGCTGGAGCGGGTGCGCGGCGATGTCGGCGCGGCGGCGGCGGAGTTGCAGTTGCCGCGCCGCAGCCTGTACGACCGGATGCAGCGCCACGGCATCGAGCCTGCGGCGTTCCGCCCGACCGCCCGTCCGTCCGAGTAA
- a CDS encoding asparaginase domain-containing protein has product MSVLILTTGGTIDKLYFDALSEYQIGDSVVDRLLKTARVALPFRVHELLRKDSLELTDDDRALILGAILDADESRIVITHGTDTMTDTARVLAGKTDKTIVLVGALAPARFAESDASFNLGMAFATAQVAAPGVWIAMNGTIFDGTRVRKDRSINSFVAAE; this is encoded by the coding sequence GTGAGCGTGCTGATCCTCACCACCGGCGGGACGATCGACAAACTTTATTTCGACGCGCTCAGCGAATATCAGATCGGCGACAGCGTGGTCGACCGGCTGCTGAAGACTGCGCGCGTCGCTTTGCCGTTTCGGGTGCACGAACTGCTCCGCAAGGACAGTTTGGAGCTCACCGATGACGACCGGGCGCTCATCTTGGGGGCTATTTTGGACGCGGATGAGTCACGGATCGTCATTACACATGGCACCGACACGATGACCGACACCGCCCGGGTTCTGGCCGGCAAGACCGACAAGACGATCGTGCTGGTCGGCGCGCTGGCCCCGGCGCGGTTCGCGGAGAGCGACGCCAGCTTCAATCTCGGCATGGCCTTCGCCACCGCGCAGGTCGCCGCGCCGGGCGTGTGGATCGCGATGAACGGCACGATCTTCGACGGGACCCGGGTGAGAAAGGATCGCTCGATCAACAGCTTCGTCGCGGCCGAATGA
- a CDS encoding cache domain-containing protein, with translation MSPARLSLRLIVAVALIALTTLFHFVASSWSVGRARAEAHAAALATARQQARLLDSELAKYRLLPIVLSEYSDLRDALAGGTGAGAARRLDRKLAPLAQRTGAAVIYAIDARGMTVAASNAASPDSFVGHDYRFRPYFRLAMRDGAAEYFALGNVSGRPGLFLSRRIDAAGRAAGAVVVKVEFDAVTRVWRNDPGTTLLVDGNGIVLATTDPREVLHTLRPLPPATRAAIRASGQFGAEPLPPTQVRPGADPGQLTVATTLDVPGWQLVRVVPIARALREAAALARLATATFALVLLLLTALLVWRTTRLARAARVRAQLQAAVSERTAELSAEMERRTDADQRFRAAREELAQANRLASLGSITAGLAHEINQPVATIRTLAENAQHHLAAGRNDRVRATLESAVALTARIGSITQEMRRFARRGSGRIEPVALDEVLDGTLLLVGDRLRGAHVAVDWPGRGQPTVIAGRVRLEQVLVNLLNNAVDAVAGRDDPRIAMLVEERETCVDLIVADNGSGIDPTLGEEVFSPFVTGKPDGLGLGLGIARDIMAQFDGALRIVPSPLGGAAFMASVKRA, from the coding sequence ATGTCGCCCGCGCGTCTTTCCTTGCGGCTGATCGTGGCGGTGGCGCTGATCGCGTTGACGACGCTGTTCCATTTCGTCGCTTCGTCGTGGAGCGTCGGCCGCGCCCGCGCCGAGGCGCACGCCGCGGCGCTGGCCACGGCGCGGCAACAGGCGCGGCTGCTCGACAGCGAGCTTGCCAAATATCGGCTGCTCCCGATCGTCCTCAGCGAATACAGCGACTTGCGCGACGCGCTCGCCGGTGGAACCGGTGCGGGCGCGGCACGGCGGCTCGATCGCAAGCTCGCCCCGCTCGCGCAGCGCACCGGCGCGGCGGTGATCTATGCGATCGACGCGCGCGGGATGACGGTGGCGGCCTCGAACGCCGCCTCGCCGGACAGTTTCGTCGGCCACGATTATCGCTTCCGCCCCTATTTTCGGCTGGCGATGCGCGACGGCGCCGCCGAATATTTCGCCCTGGGCAATGTCAGCGGCCGGCCGGGACTGTTCCTCAGCCGTCGCATCGACGCAGCGGGCCGTGCGGCGGGCGCGGTGGTGGTGAAGGTCGAATTCGACGCGGTGACGCGCGTCTGGCGCAACGATCCCGGCACGACGTTGCTGGTCGATGGCAACGGCATCGTGCTCGCGACCACCGACCCGCGCGAGGTGCTGCACACGCTTCGCCCGCTTCCGCCCGCCACCCGCGCCGCGATCCGCGCCAGCGGGCAGTTCGGTGCGGAGCCGCTGCCCCCGACGCAGGTGCGCCCCGGTGCCGATCCCGGGCAATTGACCGTCGCGACCACGCTCGACGTACCCGGCTGGCAGCTGGTCCGCGTCGTTCCGATCGCGCGCGCGCTGCGCGAGGCGGCGGCACTGGCGCGTCTCGCCACCGCCACCTTCGCGCTCGTGCTGTTGCTGTTGACCGCGTTGCTGGTGTGGCGGACGACGCGGCTGGCGCGCGCGGCGCGGGTGCGCGCGCAGTTGCAGGCCGCGGTCAGCGAACGCACCGCCGAACTGAGCGCGGAGATGGAGCGCCGCACCGACGCCGACCAGCGCTTCCGCGCCGCGCGCGAGGAACTGGCACAGGCCAATCGCCTTGCGTCTCTGGGCTCGATCACCGCCGGTCTTGCGCATGAGATCAACCAGCCGGTCGCGACGATCCGCACGCTCGCCGAGAATGCGCAGCACCACCTTGCCGCCGGACGGAACGATCGCGTTCGCGCGACGCTGGAAAGCGCGGTGGCGCTGACCGCGCGGATCGGGTCGATCACGCAGGAGATGCGCCGCTTCGCACGCCGCGGCAGCGGGCGGATCGAACCGGTCGCGCTCGACGAGGTGCTCGACGGCACGCTGCTGCTGGTTGGCGACCGGCTGCGCGGCGCGCATGTCGCGGTCGACTGGCCGGGGCGCGGCCAGCCGACGGTGATCGCCGGACGGGTGCGGCTGGAGCAGGTGCTCGTCAACCTGCTCAACAATGCGGTCGATGCGGTGGCGGGGCGCGACGATCCGCGCATCGCTATGCTGGTGGAGGAGCGGGAGACATGCGTGGACCTGATCGTGGCCGATAACGGCAGCGGGATCGACCCGACGCTGGGGGAAGAGGTGTTCAGCCCGTTCGTCACCGGCAAGCCCGACGGGCTCGGGCTCGGGCTGGGCATCGCGCGCGATATCATGGCGCAGTTCGACGGTGCGCTGCGGATCGTGCCCTCGCCGCTCGGCGGCGCGGCGTTCATGGCCTCGGTGAAGCGCGCATGA
- a CDS encoding M3 family metallopeptidase, whose product MTDMLLDPLVLPDFAALTPETIAPALDAAIARHAEAVENVTRARPTTFEQAWLPLERAEAGVDALWSAVSHLRGVADTPGLRAAHAAGQEKLVQHFMAVAQNRDLYDVLTALEASPGFADLPQADRVAVEHAIRDFRLAGVALDAAERERFAAVSVELSALSTEFGSAVLDATDAWTCHITDEARLAGISAPDKAMFAAAAQAKGLDGWLVTLQQPSVNAVLTFAEDRDLRADVYRAYGTRASDQGPNAGAHDNGPRIARILELRREAATLLGFTDPVALSLETKMAPNAGEVLAFLRDLGQRAKPAAQRDLDALRAFAADELGITDLQPWDAGFAANRLRQARYAVDEQEVRGYFPVERVTAGWQTLLGQLFGLRLTRRDDVPLYHPDAHYYDVADDSGEVFAGLYLDLHARPGKRGGAWMAQARPRLRDGNNVRVPVAYLVCNFAPKGEGQPSLLSHSDVVTLLHETGHCLHHLFTRVDRPSIAGTSGFEWDAVELPSQLMEDFAWDRAVLTAMSGHYESGAPLPPDLFDRMVAARRFQSGMFIVRQLEFALFDLLLHLGTMGSDPMEVIEAVRDEVSVLRPPAWHRFPHAFSHIFAGGYASGYYSYLWAEVLAADGFGRFAENGLVDRATGTLLREEVLSRGATRPAAESFRAFRGRDADPVAMLVRHGLLEDAQ is encoded by the coding sequence ATGACCGATATGCTGCTCGATCCGCTCGTCCTCCCCGATTTCGCCGCGCTGACGCCGGAGACGATCGCCCCCGCGCTCGACGCCGCGATCGCGCGCCACGCCGAGGCGGTCGAAAACGTCACGCGTGCCCGGCCGACGACGTTCGAACAGGCATGGCTGCCGCTCGAACGTGCCGAGGCGGGGGTCGATGCCTTGTGGTCGGCGGTGTCGCACCTGCGCGGGGTCGCGGACACGCCCGGGTTGCGCGCCGCGCACGCCGCGGGGCAGGAGAAACTGGTCCAGCATTTCATGGCGGTGGCGCAGAACCGCGACCTGTACGACGTGCTGACCGCGCTGGAGGCGTCGCCCGGCTTCGCCGATCTGCCGCAGGCCGATCGCGTCGCGGTCGAACATGCGATCCGCGACTTCCGGCTGGCGGGGGTCGCGCTCGACGCCGCGGAGCGTGAGCGGTTCGCGGCGGTGTCGGTCGAGCTGTCGGCGCTGTCGACCGAGTTCGGGAGCGCGGTGCTCGACGCGACGGATGCGTGGACCTGCCACATCACCGACGAGGCGCGGCTGGCGGGCATCTCCGCCCCCGACAAGGCGATGTTCGCCGCCGCGGCGCAGGCGAAGGGGCTGGACGGCTGGCTGGTCACGCTCCAGCAGCCGAGCGTCAATGCGGTGCTGACCTTCGCCGAGGATCGCGACCTCCGCGCCGACGTGTACCGCGCCTATGGCACGCGCGCCTCCGATCAGGGGCCGAACGCCGGCGCGCACGACAACGGCCCGCGGATCGCGCGCATCCTCGAGCTGCGGCGCGAGGCGGCGACGTTGCTCGGCTTCACCGATCCGGTCGCGCTGTCGCTGGAAACCAAGATGGCGCCAAATGCGGGCGAGGTGCTGGCCTTCCTGCGTGACCTCGGCCAGCGCGCGAAGCCGGCGGCGCAGCGCGATCTCGATGCCTTGCGGGCGTTCGCGGCCGACGAGCTGGGGATCACCGACCTCCAGCCGTGGGACGCGGGGTTCGCCGCCAACCGGCTGCGGCAGGCGCGCTATGCGGTCGACGAGCAGGAGGTGCGCGGTTACTTCCCGGTCGAGCGCGTCACCGCCGGCTGGCAGACGTTGCTGGGGCAGTTGTTCGGGCTGCGGCTCACCCGGCGCGACGATGTGCCGCTCTATCACCCCGACGCGCATTATTACGACGTCGCCGACGACAGCGGCGAGGTGTTCGCGGGCCTGTATCTCGACCTTCACGCACGCCCCGGCAAGCGCGGCGGGGCGTGGATGGCGCAGGCGCGCCCACGGCTGCGCGACGGCAACAACGTGCGGGTGCCGGTCGCCTATCTGGTCTGCAATTTCGCGCCGAAGGGCGAGGGACAGCCGTCGTTGCTCAGCCACAGCGATGTCGTGACCTTGCTTCACGAAACCGGCCATTGCCTCCACCATCTGTTCACGCGCGTCGACCGCCCGTCGATCGCGGGGACGAGCGGGTTCGAATGGGACGCGGTCGAGCTGCCGAGCCAGCTGATGGAGGATTTCGCCTGGGACCGCGCGGTGCTGACCGCGATGTCGGGGCATTACGAAAGCGGCGCGCCGCTGCCGCCCGACCTGTTCGACCGGATGGTCGCGGCGCGGCGCTTCCAGTCGGGGATGTTCATCGTCCGCCAGCTCGAATTCGCGCTGTTCGACCTGCTGCTCCACCTCGGCACGATGGGCAGCGACCCGATGGAGGTGATCGAGGCGGTGCGCGACGAGGTGTCGGTGCTGCGCCCGCCCGCCTGGCATCGCTTCCCGCACGCGTTCAGCCACATCTTCGCGGGCGGCTATGCCTCGGGCTATTACAGCTATTTGTGGGCCGAGGTGCTCGCCGCCGACGGCTTCGGCCGGTTCGCGGAGAACGGGCTGGTCGATCGCGCCACCGGCACCCTGCTGCGCGAGGAAGTGTTGTCGCGCGGCGCGACGCGCCCGGCGGCGGAGAGCTTCCGCGCGTTCCGCGGGCGCGACGCCGATCCGGTCGCGATGCTGGTCCGCCACGGCCTGCTGGAGGACGCGCAGTGA